TGCTAGTGAGGAGTGTTTTAAAAACTGTTGGAATGGCTCTAAACCTTCCTGATTTACATCACAAAATATCTCTAACTAGTGGGTGTCAGGGGGAAACTTTGGGAGCAGGTTATCTCATACCTGCCTGTTGCAGAACtccttccaccttcctctgaagcatgtggaaCTGGCCagtggatactgggctagatggactacaGGTCTCATCCAGTCTGGGAATGTCTATCTTGGTATCGGTCGTGTAAATCCTAgactttgtttttgctgatttttCATTAGCTCATGGGAGTGTCTAGATTTGTACAGAGAGAGGAAAGATCTCTCATTAAATATCATCTAGTTggctgttctttttcctttcaggaagGAAAGTTCAAAACTCCTTGGATCTGCCCAGTACATAATGTCAGCTGTCAATGACACCAAATTCAAATCTAAAGTGTTCCTTCTCActgggatacctgggcaggaagaTGTCCAAAATCTCTGGATCTCTCTCCCGTTGTGCTTAATGTATGTCATTTCAATATTAGGAAACTCAGTCATTCTGTTAGTTATAAAAACTGATCTAAGCCTCCATGAGCCAATGTACATGTTCCTTTCCATGTTGGGCATCACAGACCTTGGCTTATCAATAGCCACCATACCCACTATATTGGGCATATACCTGTTTAACTCTAGGGAGATCAGCCTCGATGCCTGCTTTACCCAGCTGTTCTTTATCCAGTCACTTCACTGCACTGAATCCTCTGTACTCTTGTTGATGGCCTTTGACCGATTCATCGCAATCCGTGACCCACTGAGATATACCTCCATCTTAACCCTCCCGAGAATAGCCAAGATGGGACTGGTGTGTGTTCTAAGAGGGGTGGCTGTGATGCTCCCACTCCCCCTTCTCCTGAAACGGTTCCGGTATTGTCGAGTGAATGTCCTCTCCCATTCTTACTGTATGCACCAGGAGGTAATGAAGATGGCTTGTTCAGATATCAGAGTCAACAATATCTATGGCTTGTTTATTACAGTCTTAACAGTGGGGTTCGACTCGCTGCTCATCTTTCTTTCATATGTGATGATCCTCAAAACAGTGCTGAGCATCGCGTCCCACAAGGAGTTCCTCAGGGCTCTGAACACCTGTGTCTCCCACTTCTGCGCCGTCCTGCTTTTCTACACACCAGAGttcagcctgactttgatacaCAGATTTGGGAAGGGCTCTTCTCCCTCGTTTCAGATTGTCCTGGGCTACATCAACCTCCTGGTCCCTCCTCTGATTAACCCAATTGTGTACAGCGTGAAAAGCAAACACCTTCGTTCGAGGATAATCAGGGTGTTCGTGAAGTGAAAGGTCAGTTTATGACCCGTCCCCAGCGCTGGTGGCATAGGATACAAGAAACACAGGACACGGCGACTTATTCCATCCTGGACCCTTATATCTGTGATGACATGAGCTACTGATCTCCACTCTGCACAGACAGGGTCAGATGGGGTCTAAGGCCTGAAGCAATGGTATAGCGGTTGTCTCCACCCACTGGTCAGAGAGGACagggcactgggggaaggagaccagggcaggcagcagcatttGCAGAGTGACTGTGTTTGTGAAGAGCCAGGGGACCGATGGGATATTGGCCTATAAAGAGCCATATAGGTAGCTGATCCAACCTCAGAAATCCTGTCAATACTCTCAATAAAGAGAAGGGATGTGGATTTTGTTTCCATTACACCTGGCCTGTCACTGTCCCGTCTCTGGTTAAACATCCTTGGGCCATGAAGAAAGCTGCAGGGCTGTTCTGCAGTCGCAGTCCTGGCCCTTCCTGAGTGCTGTGGCTGCTCTGTGATCCATGGGGGTGGCACCAGCTGTGGACGGGGCTATTCCAGGGGCACGgacacccacccttcccccacgcCCTCAGCCAGGTGCTTCTGACTGAGTCATACCAGAGACATCATTAATGCAGGAGCTGCAAGAGAAGCCATTCAGGCAGCCCCCGCTCCCATCACCACCGttggtggctctgcacgctgcacACCTGCTGAACCCACTCCACATGGAAACAGGGCAGAGCTGTTTCACTCACTGTGTGAGTGAGGGTCTGACACACAGGAGTCCTGGCAAGAGACTCAGGCCCAtattccccttccctcctgtcagggttccttccccactctgaactctagggtacagatgtggggacccgcatggaagaccccctaagcttattcttaccagcttaggttcaaAACTTCCCCTAAGTACAAAcattgccttgtccttgaacagtacgctgccaccaccaagcgtgttaaacaaagaacgggggaagagcccacttggagatgtcttccctcaaaatatccccccaatccctacaccccctttcctggggaggcttgagaataatatcctaaccaattggttacagaATCATCAAAgatccaaacccctggatcttggaacaatggaaaaatcaatcaggttcttaaaagaaggattttatctatataaaaaaaaaggtaaaaatcatctctataaaatcaggatggaaaatactttacagggtattcagattcaaaacacagaggatccccctctgggcaaaaccttacagttacagaaaacaggaataaacctccctctgaACACAAGGAAAAttgacataaaacaaaagataaactaatcctccttgcctggcttacctacactggttgcaatattggagacttggattgggatgggttggagaaga
The Eretmochelys imbricata isolate rEreImb1 chromosome 1, rEreImb1.hap1, whole genome shotgun sequence DNA segment above includes these coding regions:
- the LOC144278572 gene encoding olfactory receptor 51G2-like, giving the protein MSAVNDTKFKSKVFLLTGIPGQEDVQNLWISLPLCLMYVISILGNSVILLVIKTDLSLHEPMYMFLSMLGITDLGLSIATIPTILGIYLFNSREISLDACFTQLFFIQSLHCTESSVLLLMAFDRFIAIRDPLRYTSILTLPRIAKMGLVCVLRGVAVMLPLPLLLKRFRYCRVNVLSHSYCMHQEVMKMACSDIRVNNIYGLFITVLTVGFDSLLIFLSYVMILKTVLSIASHKEFLRALNTCVSHFCAVLLFYTPEFSLTLIHRFGKGSSPSFQIVLGYINLLVPPLINPIVYSVKSKHLRSRIIRVFVK